A genomic stretch from Trichlorobacter lovleyi includes:
- a CDS encoding type II toxin-antitoxin system HipA family toxin translates to MSTVAEVKLWGKTIGAVVLEDGRDVALFEYDPAFVRSGIEVSPLEMPLSGGVYSFPALSRDSFHGLPGLLADSLPDKYGNALIDEWLALQGRLPGSMNAVERLCYTGSRGMGALEYLPATGPNRSKSATPVDIDRLVQLASEVLNRRGELQASFCNDDLTESALLDILRVGTSAGGARAKAIIAFNPETKEVRSGQVKAPIGFEYWLIKFDGVSGNKDKEKVSDPQGFGKIEYAYYLMAKDCHIDMSECELLHENGRSHFMTKRFDRLPNGSKLHMQSLAALAHYDFNVAGVNSYEQAMMVCRRIGAPVGSIEQMFRRMAFNIVARNQDDHVKNIAFLMDKKGSWALSPAFDMAYSYNPTGDWTDKHQMSMNGKRDGFAPDDFKECSRVAGLKQGQGLSILREVQSVVLNWPDYAGRAGIDEKTAESIAAAHRLSL, encoded by the coding sequence TCGAGTACGATCCAGCTTTTGTTCGTAGCGGGATTGAGGTATCCCCTCTGGAGATGCCTCTGTCTGGTGGTGTGTACTCGTTTCCGGCGTTGTCCCGTGATAGTTTTCACGGCCTCCCGGGCCTGCTCGCTGATTCACTCCCTGACAAGTATGGCAATGCGCTGATTGATGAATGGCTCGCTTTGCAGGGACGCTTGCCTGGTTCCATGAATGCGGTGGAGCGTTTGTGCTATACGGGTAGCCGTGGCATGGGTGCTTTGGAGTATCTGCCGGCAACTGGTCCTAACCGATCAAAATCAGCAACACCAGTCGATATTGATCGCCTAGTCCAACTTGCCTCAGAAGTGCTTAACAGGCGAGGAGAATTGCAGGCATCATTTTGCAATGATGATCTAACAGAATCGGCTTTGCTTGATATTTTGCGGGTCGGAACCTCAGCAGGGGGCGCTCGCGCGAAGGCGATTATTGCGTTTAACCCAGAAACAAAAGAGGTCCGTTCTGGACAGGTTAAAGCACCGATTGGATTCGAATACTGGCTTATCAAGTTCGACGGGGTATCGGGCAACAAGGACAAGGAAAAGGTCAGCGACCCCCAAGGATTTGGCAAGATAGAGTATGCCTACTACCTGATGGCAAAAGACTGCCATATTGATATGTCTGAGTGTGAGTTGCTGCACGAAAATGGCCGCAGCCACTTTATGACAAAACGCTTTGATCGGTTGCCAAATGGAAGCAAGCTTCACATGCAGTCCCTGGCAGCCCTTGCCCATTATGATTTCAATGTGGCTGGAGTGAACAGCTACGAGCAGGCGATGATGGTGTGCCGGCGAATCGGGGCGCCTGTCGGCTCGATCGAACAGATGTTCCGGCGGATGGCGTTCAATATTGTGGCTCGCAACCAGGATGATCATGTCAAAAACATAGCCTTCCTTATGGACAAGAAGGGCAGCTGGGCGCTGTCTCCTGCCTTCGATATGGCCTACAGCTATAATCCTACCGGCGATTGGACTGATAAGCACCAGATGTCAATGAACGGTAAGCGCGATGGATTCGCACCTGACGATTTCAAGGAGTGCTCAAGGGTGGCAGGCCTCAAGCAAGGGCAGGGCTTGTCTATACTCCGGGAGGTCCAGTCTGTAGTTCTGAATTGGCCGGATTATGCTGGCAGAGCAGGTATTGACGAAAAGACTGCCGAGAGTATCGCTGCTGCGCATCGCCTGAGCCTCTGA
- a CDS encoding DNA-directed RNA polymerase subunit alpha C-terminal domain-containing protein: MSDYYNDYIAGVKDRLIQLGDIKISDLRLTVRTLNCLKNMDIIMLSQLTQRTESELLAGRHLGRKSLFEIKDLLRDIGLTLASASIREGSQGQPVMSPFEINVRIQYLLQEKARIDSEIARLQELAKVPTHIHVQTAEEEAEQEQKDARERERLSGGNPHLAKIIQLAGLTEREAIVLRERATKTTFKAIGEMLGLSLHRARDIEGQALRKLRHPTRRMRLQDEIHAVGLCGKVGGLDCCPQGKTSGPYA, translated from the coding sequence ATGTCAGACTATTACAACGACTATATAGCAGGCGTTAAAGACAGACTAATCCAGCTAGGAGACATTAAAATCTCCGACCTTCGGCTAACCGTACGCACTTTGAACTGCCTCAAAAACATGGACATCATCATGCTGAGCCAGCTCACCCAGAGAACTGAAAGTGAACTGCTGGCCGGACGACATCTGGGAAGAAAAAGCCTCTTTGAAATAAAGGATCTTTTGCGGGATATTGGCCTCACATTGGCCAGTGCATCCATCCGGGAGGGGAGTCAAGGCCAGCCGGTCATGTCGCCTTTTGAAATTAACGTGAGAATACAGTACCTGTTGCAAGAAAAGGCGAGGATAGATTCCGAAATAGCACGACTGCAGGAGTTGGCCAAAGTGCCAACACATATCCATGTCCAGACGGCTGAAGAAGAGGCAGAGCAGGAGCAGAAGGATGCTCGTGAGAGAGAACGTCTGTCAGGTGGCAACCCGCATTTGGCAAAGATCATCCAGCTCGCAGGCCTCACCGAGAGAGAAGCGATTGTGTTGCGCGAACGGGCAACCAAGACCACATTCAAGGCCATAGGAGAGATGCTTGGGCTTTCTCTCCACCGGGCCAGAGATATCGAGGGCCAGGCACTCCGGAAGTTACGGCACCCGACACGGAGGATGAGACTCCAGGATGAGATTCATGCGGTGGGGCTTTGTGGCAAAGTTGGTGGCTTGGACTGCTGTCCGCAGGGGAAAACGTCTGGCCCCTACGCATAG